From Carya illinoinensis cultivar Pawnee chromosome 5, C.illinoinensisPawnee_v1, whole genome shotgun sequence, one genomic window encodes:
- the LOC122311529 gene encoding pectate lyase-like: MTEANKNVFQILFFVSFAIVVPSLHATNISQWDGYWKHRADEALKANLAAYDPHPEKITEDLNFRVNKVLTGSNSTRRNLKKNTGPCTATNPIDRCWRCDPDWAKNRKKLADCVLGFGRNTFGGKYGPYYVVTDSSDDDLVNPKPGTLRHAVIQKGPLWIIFASSMVIRLHEELIMTSDKTIDARGANVRIAHGAGITIQFIKNVIIHNLHIHNIYAGSGGLIVDSVDHFGIRTPSDGDGISIFGSSNVWIDHVSMSQCKDGLIDAIMGSTGITISNSHFTNHNEVMLFGASDSYSGDEIMQITVAFNHFGRGLVQRMPRCRWGFIHVVNNDYTHWLMYAIGGSSHPTIISQGNRFIAPPDLAAKEVTKREYTTGSECSSWTWRSEGDLMMNGAFFVQSGKKLKKKSFSRLDMIKSKPGTYVRRLTRHSGSLNCQPGKPC; encoded by the exons ATGACAGAAGCTAACAAAAATGTTTTTCAGATCTTGTTTTTTGTGTCATTCGCTATTGTTGTTCCAAGCCTTCATGCCACCAACATCAGTCAATGGGATGGTTATTGGAAGCACCGTGCTGACGAGGCCCTAAAGGCTAACCTCGCAGCTTATGATCCACATCCTGAGAAAATCACCGAGGACTTGAACTTTCGAGTCAACAA GGTTTTGACAGGGAGCAATAGCACAAGAAGAAACTTGAAGAAGAACACAGGCCCATGCACAGCCACCAACCCCATTGACCGATGCTGGAGGTGTGACCCCGACTGGGCCAAAAACCGAAAGAAGCTAGCTGACTGCGTCCTTGGCTTTGGCCGTAACACCTTTGGTGGAAAATATGGTCCTTATTATGTTGTGACTGATTCCTCAGATGATGACCTGGTGAATCCCAAACCCGGAACCCTCCGCCATGCCGTTATCCAAAAAGGGCCCCTCTGGATCATCTTTGCAAGCAGCATGGTTATTAGGCTCCATGAAGAGTTGATCATGACCAGTGACAAAACCATTGATGCAAGAGGAGCCAATGTGCGCATCGCTCATGGCGCTGGAATCACCATACAATTTATCAAGAATGTGATCATCCATAACCTCCATATCCATAATATTTACGCCGGTAGTGGCGGACTCATCGTAGACTCTGTTGACCATTTCGGTATTAGGACTCCTAGTGATGGTGATGGTATCTCCATCTTTGGCTCATCCAACGTCTGGATTGACCATGTTTCCATGTCCCAGTGCAAAGATGGCCTCATCGATGCCATCATGGGATCAACTGGTATTACCATCTCCAACAGCCATTTCACCAATCACAATGAG GTGATGTTGTTCGGAGCAAGCGACAGCTACTCCGGAGACGAGATAATGCAAATCACAGTCGCCTTCAACCACTTCGGTAGGGGATTGGTGCAGAGGATGCCGAGGTGCCGATGGGGATTCATTCATGTGGTTAATAATGACTATACGCACTGGCTCATGTATGCCATTGGCGGTAGCAGCCATCCTACTATTATCAGTCAGGGTAATCGATTCATTGCTCCTCCAGACTTGGCTGCTAAAGAG GTGACCAAGAGGGAATATACAACTGGGAGCGAGTGTAGTTCATGGACATGGAGATCCGAGGGAGATCTGATGATGAATGGAGCATTCTTCGTTCAATCAGggaaaaaactgaaaaagaagTCATTCTCCAGGCTGGATATGATCAAATCGAAACCAGGGACATATGTGAGGAGACTCACACGCCACTCCGGTTCGCTTAACTGCCAACCAGGAAAACCTTGTTAA